The following are from one region of the Colias croceus chromosome 4, ilColCroc2.1 genome:
- the LOC123691237 gene encoding sugar transporter SWEET1-like produces the protein MEALSNLLQPYKHIVAKMAETVTMLQMFSGVFMCWDIYKKKSTKGTDVMAFLIGLIIGVLQLNYGLVLKDPSMVQVNFFGLLLNIGYLSVFVKYERNPGPMWKKIGIACAISVTVITYCQLENPELVGHRFGLFMMAFMMFIIGQSLYGLKDVIKNKCTEGMPFPIILSTTVVTFSWLLHSIAIKNQMLVIQNFLVCSLFAFQLSFFFIYPSRREESSESKDKKED, from the exons ATGGAAGCTCTATCGAATCTTTTACAACCCTACAAGCATATTGTGGCTAAAATGGCAGAAACCGTGACAATGCTGCAAATGTTTTCTGGTGTATTTATGTGCTGGGATATCTATAAAAAGAAGAGTACTAAGGGAACTGATGTTATGGCGTTCCTCATAGGACTAATAAT AGGAGTTCTCCAATTGAACTATGGGTTGGTTCTCAAAGACCCATCAATGGTGCAAGTGAATTTCTTCGGCTTATTGTTAAACATTGGATATCTTTCTGTATTCGTGAAGTATGAAAGGAACCCGGGTCCTATGTGGAAGAAAATTGGTATTGCTTGTGCTATAAGTGTTACTGTGATCACTTATTGCCAGCTGGAGAACCCTGAACTGGTGGGCCACAGATTCGGCTTATTCATGATGGCTTTCATGATGTTCATAATCGGACAATCGTTGTATGGTTTG AAAGACGTAATCAAGAACAAGTGCACGGAAGGCATGCCCTTCCCGATCATCCTATCAACCACGGTGGTTACCTTCTCCTGGTTGCTCCACAGTATCGCTATAAAGAACCAGATGCTTGTG ATACAAAACTTCCTCGTCTGCTCGTTGTTCGCGTTCCaactttctttcttctttataTATCCTTCAAGAAGAGAAGAGAGTAGCGAGAGTAAAGACAAAAAAGAAGATTAA
- the LOC123691409 gene encoding sugar transporter SWEET1-like → MEALSNALQPYKSIVGTVAAVVTIGQMFSGSFLCYDIYKQKNTKGIGIMPFAGGLIMSVLNLKYGFILRDDTMIQVNFFGLALNIIYLMIFFNYSTQKGQVWFQIGLSGVISAVLVAYAEYEDPNLVANRFGAIITAFMFYLISSPLLGLKTIIKNKSTAGMPFPIIFSGSIVTFMWLLYGIILNNSILVLQNSVAFALCAAQLSLFVIYPSKPKGEKKKAKKTN, encoded by the exons ATGGAGGCGCTATCAAATGCTCTACAGCCGTACAAGTCGATCGTGGGCACGGTGGCCGCGGTCGTGACGATCGGCCAAATGTTCTCCGGTTCGTTCCTATGCTATGACATATACAAACAGAAGAACACAAAGGGTATCGGTATCATGCCGTTCGCTGGTGGTTTGATTAT GAGCGTACTCAACTTGAAATACGGTTTCATTCTCCGCGACGACACGATGATCCAAGTGAACTTTTTCGGTCTAGCCCTTAACATCATCTACCTGATGATATTCTTCAACTATTCGACCCAGAAGGGCCAAGTCTGGTTCCAAATTGGGTTATCTGGTGTGATCTCTGCTGTGTTGGTGGCATACGCGGAGTATGAAGACCCCAATCTTGTGGCTAATCGCTTTGGAGCGATTATAACTGCGTTCATGTTCTATCTGATCTCGTCGCCTTTGCTTGGTTTG aaaacaataatcaagaACAAGAGCACAGCCGGTATGCCGTTCCCCATCATCTTCTCTGGCTCGATCGTGACTTTCATGTGGCTGCTGTATGGCATCATCTTGAATAACTCCATTTTGGTG ctCCAAAACTCAGTTGCATTCGCTCTTTGTGCCGCCCAGTTATCATTATTCGTTATTTACCCTTCAAAGCCGAAAGGAGAGAAGAAAAAAGCGAAAAAGACAAATTAA